CTGGCCCGCGCTCAGGTGTTCAACATCGACGGCAGCGTGAACAACGACGTCGATGCCAGCCTGCCGGCAGCCTATGCCGGCCTCGATCGCTTCGAGGCACGCAAGAAAATCGTCGAGGATTTCGAGTCCGCCGGCCTGCTGGAAAAGATCGAGCCTCACGCACTGAAGGTGCCCAAGGGTGATCGTTCCGGCGTGGTGATCGAACCCTGGCTGACGGACCAATGGTACGTATCGACCAAGCCGCTGGCCGAGCCGGCGATCGCTGCGGTAGAAGACGGCCGTATTCAATTCGTCCCCAAGCAGTACGAAAACATGTATTTCTCCTGGATGCGCGACATCCAGGACTGGTGTATCTCGCGCCAGCTGTGGTGGGGCCATCGCATACCGGCCTGGTATGACGAAGCGGGCAACGTATACGTTGGTCGCGACGAAGCCGAAGTGCGCAACAAGCACAACCTGGGCGACATTACGCTGCGTCAGGACGAGGACGTGCTCGACACCTGGTTCAGCTCGGGGCTGTGGACCTTCTCCACGCTCGGCTGGCCGGAACAGACCGCTGCGCTGAAGACCTTTCACCCCACTGATGTACTGGTCACCGGCTTCGACATCATCTTCTTTTGGGTCGCACGCATGATCATGCTGACCATGCACCTGATGAAGCACGATGACGGCACCGCGCAGGTGCCGTTCAAGACGGTCTACGTGCACGGTCTGGTGCGCGACGGGCAGGGTCAGAAAATGTCCAAGTCCAAGGGCAACGTGCTTGACCCGCTGGACATCATCGACGGCATCGACCTGGAATCACTGGTGACCAAGCGCACCAGCGGCATGATGCAGCCCAAGCTGGCGGCGAAGATCGAAAAACAGACCCGCGCGGAATTCCCCGATGGCATCGCCGCCTACGGTACCGACGCGCTGCGCTTCACCAACTGTTCGCTGGCCTCGACCGGCCGCGATATCAAGTTCGACATGGGCCGCGTCGAGGGCTATCGCAACTTCTGCAACAAGCTGTGGAATGCGGCGAACTTCGTGACCGAAAATACCGATGGTTTCGACACCGGCGTCAACGGTGAACCGGTCGAGCTCGCCGCAGCAGACCGCTGGATCATCTCCGCTCTGCAACGAACCGAACAGGAAGTGACGCGCCAGCTGGACGCCTTTCGCTTCGACCTCGCCACTCAGGCACTGTATGAGTTTGTCTGGGACGAGTACTGCGCCTGGTATCTCGAACTGGTCAAACCCGTGCTCTGGGACGAGACCGCGCAAGTGGAACGCCAGCGCGGTACCCGCCGCACGCTGGTACGAGTACTGGAAACCATTCTGCGCCTGGCACACCCGTTCATGCCCTTCATCACTGAAGAGATCTGGCAGCGCATCAAGGGTCAGGCCGGCAAGCAAGGCGACACCATCATGCTGCAGCCCTGGCCGGTGGCCGACGAGAACCGCATCGATGCGGATGCCGAGGCAGATATCGAATGGGTCAAGGCACTGATGCTCGGCGTGCGGCAGATCCGCGGCGAGATGAAAATCTCCATGGCCAAGCGCATCGACATCATCGTGGACAACGCCAGCGCAGAGGATCAGCGCCGCCTGGCCGATTTCGAACCGCTGCTGGCCAAGCTGGCCAAGCTGGATTCGGTCAAGGTGCTCAGGGCTGGTGAAGAAGCTCCGCTGTCATCTACCGCGCTGGTCGGCGAGATGGAAGTGCTGGTGCCCATGGCCGGTCTGATCGACAAGGATGCCGAACTCGCGCGCCTGGACAAGGAAATCCAGCGCCTGGACGGTGAAGTGAAACGCATCGGCGGCAAGTTGGGTAATGCAGGCTTCGTCGACAA
Above is a window of Halopseudomonas nanhaiensis DNA encoding:
- a CDS encoding valine--tRNA ligase; translation: MDKTYQPHAIESSWYQTWEQNHYFAPQGSGESYTIALPPPNVTGSLHMGHGFNNSIMDALIRFRRMQGRNTLWQPGTDHAGIATQMVVERQLAAQGQSRHDLGRDKFLDKVWEWKEESGGNITRQIRRLGSSVDWSRERFTMDEGLSNAVREAFVRLHEDGLIYRGKRLVNWDPKLHTAISDLEVENHDETGSLWNLRYPLADGATTAEGQTYLVVATTRPETMLGDTAVAVNPNDERYQALIGKFVELPLVGRRIPIIADDYCDPEFGTGCVKMTPAHDFNDYEVGKRHNLPLINVLDQNAVVLARAQVFNIDGSVNNDVDASLPAAYAGLDRFEARKKIVEDFESAGLLEKIEPHALKVPKGDRSGVVIEPWLTDQWYVSTKPLAEPAIAAVEDGRIQFVPKQYENMYFSWMRDIQDWCISRQLWWGHRIPAWYDEAGNVYVGRDEAEVRNKHNLGDITLRQDEDVLDTWFSSGLWTFSTLGWPEQTAALKTFHPTDVLVTGFDIIFFWVARMIMLTMHLMKHDDGTAQVPFKTVYVHGLVRDGQGQKMSKSKGNVLDPLDIIDGIDLESLVTKRTSGMMQPKLAAKIEKQTRAEFPDGIAAYGTDALRFTNCSLASTGRDIKFDMGRVEGYRNFCNKLWNAANFVTENTDGFDTGVNGEPVELAAADRWIISALQRTEQEVTRQLDAFRFDLATQALYEFVWDEYCAWYLELVKPVLWDETAQVERQRGTRRTLVRVLETILRLAHPFMPFITEEIWQRIKGQAGKQGDTIMLQPWPVADENRIDADAEADIEWVKALMLGVRQIRGEMKISMAKRIDIIVDNASAEDQRRLADFEPLLAKLAKLDSVKVLRAGEEAPLSSTALVGEMEVLVPMAGLIDKDAELARLDKEIQRLDGEVKRIGGKLGNAGFVDKAPPAVIDKEKAKLAEAQQALAQFSEQRAHIASL